One Streptomyces sp. ML-6 genomic region harbors:
- a CDS encoding histidine kinase, which produces MNVRTTAGRLAGSARRAVRDARVPAGPPLRLTQRARRFDVLLALVLGIVTVYYGVDNVGNVVVREIAPGVRVAHPRPSGPGGLVLMVTLAAVASGALALRRRCPLAVLCVVTAATLATPQSVLRLTFYAFVIAVYSAAVFSPYRTATLAALPVAVLLVSTSGNSVTPVVPNEYVVLLILVPMAGAALGLRTWKLRTDEGRTRLAALEREQAETLRRAVEHERARIARELHDVVTHNVSVMVIQAGAARKIMKAAPEQAGEALLAVEAGGRAAMTELRHVMGLLTMAGDGEPADGDGDLADAGTALAPQPGLDQLDALVGRVREAGLPVDVTVTGPPRGLPPGIGLAVYRVVQEALTNTMKHASGATARVTVEYGPDRLRVEVTDTGGRPGAGATTGNGRGLIGLRERLAVYDGTLSTGRRLTGGYRVEALIPLEAP; this is translated from the coding sequence ATGAACGTACGTACGACGGCGGGGCGGCTGGCGGGTTCGGCCCGTCGGGCGGTCCGTGACGCCAGAGTGCCGGCCGGTCCGCCGCTGCGGCTCACCCAACGCGCCCGGCGGTTCGACGTATTGCTGGCGCTGGTCCTCGGAATCGTCACCGTCTACTACGGCGTCGACAACGTCGGCAACGTCGTGGTGCGCGAGATCGCGCCCGGCGTGCGGGTCGCGCATCCGCGTCCGTCCGGGCCCGGCGGCCTGGTCCTCATGGTGACCCTCGCGGCCGTCGCCTCGGGTGCCCTGGCGCTGCGCCGCCGCTGTCCGCTCGCCGTGCTGTGCGTCGTGACGGCCGCGACGCTGGCGACGCCGCAGAGCGTCCTGCGGCTGACCTTCTACGCGTTCGTCATCGCCGTCTACAGCGCGGCCGTGTTCAGCCCGTACCGGACGGCGACCCTGGCGGCCCTGCCCGTGGCGGTCCTCCTGGTCAGCACCTCGGGGAACTCGGTGACACCGGTCGTCCCCAACGAGTACGTCGTCCTGCTGATCCTGGTCCCGATGGCCGGGGCCGCCCTCGGTCTTCGTACCTGGAAACTCCGCACCGACGAGGGACGGACCCGGCTCGCCGCCCTGGAACGCGAACAGGCCGAGACGCTGCGCCGGGCGGTCGAGCACGAGCGCGCGAGGATCGCCCGCGAACTGCACGACGTCGTCACGCACAACGTCAGCGTGATGGTCATTCAGGCCGGCGCCGCCCGCAAGATCATGAAGGCCGCCCCCGAGCAGGCCGGTGAGGCCCTGCTCGCCGTCGAGGCCGGTGGCCGGGCGGCCATGACCGAACTGCGGCACGTCATGGGCCTGCTCACCATGGCCGGGGACGGCGAACCGGCGGACGGGGACGGGGACTTGGCCGACGCGGGCACGGCGCTGGCCCCGCAGCCCGGCCTGGACCAGCTGGACGCGCTCGTCGGCCGCGTGCGGGAGGCCGGTCTGCCGGTCGACGTGACCGTGACCGGACCGCCCCGCGGACTTCCGCCCGGCATCGGGCTCGCCGTCTACCGGGTGGTCCAGGAAGCCCTGACCAACACCATGAAGCACGCGTCCGGGGCCACCGCCCGCGTGACCGTCGAGTACGGGCCGGACCGGCTCCGGGTGGAGGTCACCGACACCGGTGGACGTCCGGGGGCGGGCGCGACCACCGGAAACGGCCGGGGCCTCATCGGCCTGCGCGAACGCCTCGCCGTCTACGACGGAACCCTGAGCACCGGCCGACGCCTGACCGGCGGCTACCGTGTGGAAGCCCTGATCCCCCTGGAGGCACCATGA
- a CDS encoding ABC transporter ATP-binding protein, translating to MTMPVIELREVSRRYDDGPPALQHVSLTVRSGEAVAVLGPSGSGKSTLLNLLAGLDRPDTGTVTVAGVRVDELGETGAALHRRNRIGMVFQFFNLLDDLTVAENVVLPARLAGMGRAEADRRATELLENLGIDRHARTHPGRLSGGERQRVAVARALMNRPPLLLADEPTGALDTAAGQDVSRLLAGLNADGQTVVVVTHDLALARSCTSRTVRIADGRITEDVPSRDLAPETAR from the coding sequence ATGACCATGCCGGTGATCGAACTGCGCGAGGTGAGCCGACGGTACGACGACGGCCCGCCCGCGCTGCAGCACGTGTCACTGACCGTGCGGAGCGGCGAGGCCGTCGCCGTCCTCGGCCCTTCCGGCAGCGGCAAGTCCACCCTGCTCAACCTGCTCGCGGGCCTGGACCGGCCGGACACCGGGACCGTCACCGTGGCCGGGGTGCGCGTGGACGAACTGGGCGAGACCGGGGCGGCGCTGCACCGGCGGAACAGGATCGGCATGGTCTTCCAGTTCTTCAACCTGCTCGACGACCTCACGGTCGCCGAAAACGTCGTGCTGCCCGCGCGGCTCGCGGGCATGGGCCGTGCGGAGGCGGACCGGCGCGCGACGGAGCTCCTGGAGAACCTCGGCATCGACCGGCACGCCCGCACCCACCCGGGGCGGCTCTCCGGCGGCGAGCGGCAACGCGTCGCGGTGGCACGGGCGTTGATGAACCGGCCGCCGCTGCTCCTGGCCGACGAACCGACCGGAGCCCTGGACACGGCCGCGGGACAGGACGTCAGCAGACTGCTCGCCGGCCTCAACGCCGACGGCCAGACCGTCGTCGTGGTCACCCACGACCTCGCGCTGGCCCGCTCCTGCACCAGTCGTACGGTCAGGATCGCCGACGGCCGGATCACCGAGGACGTCCCGTCGCGGGACCTCGCCCCGGAGACCGCCCGATGA
- a CDS encoding FtsX-like permease family protein, whose amino-acid sequence MSALGRVVRSGVGRRRVQTLVIGLTTMMAVAASVLGGSLLVVSGAPFDDAFARQHGAHLSVRFDAREVSAAQLTRSKDAEGVSGAAGPFHTATVTPRADAAGPGWPMTVAGRSGPGRDVDEVALTEGRWATRPGEIVLSADSPQIPTPGRRITFAGLPGEPVLTVVGVARSVTRTADAWVVPSQMPALTASGRGGYQMLYRFTSANSAARITAGGKAVTATLPAGAVAGEQSWLTVRKNAERETALYVPFLAAFGALGLVMSVLVVGNVIASAVGLGTRRIGILKAVGFTPAQVVRAYVGQALVPAAAGTVLGVLAGHLLAVPVLAEAGEVYGTSSPAVEPLVDLAVVAGMLGLVAATAWASARRAGRLRTVDALSAGRTASAGRGRWAARPAGRLPLPRPVALGLTRPFARPARALAMGTAILFGTVAVTFTVGMGGSLGQVMKAKAHDAADVVVPAPMPDFGPHGPAPGKQRPGTDPAAVAAVVGSADGTGRYYRAATVRATVSGPTGIVDVIAFTGDASWGGYTMVSGRWFDKPGEAVVPTPFLAVTGTRLGDTVTLGGLAEPVTVRIVGEVLDPRNDGMQVFLDAPTLTAARPDLTDTSHHIAVAPGTDASAYVTALNKALTPLGVTARTGALHGGSDMVATLDALSAVLTLMLVAVAALGVLNGVLLDTRERVRELGVYKALGMTPRQTVAMVLTSVLVTGLAAGALGVPLGVALHGQVLPAMGDSVGLRLPDSVMAVHGRGEWLALALGGLLIAVLGALLPACWAAGARTVAALRTE is encoded by the coding sequence ATGAGCGCCCTCGGCAGGGTGGTGCGCTCGGGCGTGGGACGGCGCCGGGTGCAGACGCTGGTGATCGGGCTCACCACGATGATGGCGGTGGCCGCCTCCGTCCTCGGCGGGTCGCTTCTCGTGGTCTCCGGAGCGCCCTTCGACGACGCCTTCGCCCGGCAGCACGGCGCACACCTGTCCGTCCGGTTCGACGCGCGCGAGGTGAGCGCCGCACAGCTGACGCGGTCCAAGGACGCCGAGGGGGTCAGCGGCGCGGCCGGTCCCTTCCACACGGCCACGGTCACCCCGCGGGCCGACGCGGCGGGACCCGGATGGCCGATGACCGTGGCCGGGCGCTCCGGTCCCGGCCGCGACGTGGACGAGGTGGCGCTGACCGAGGGGCGCTGGGCCACCCGCCCCGGCGAGATCGTGCTGTCCGCCGACTCCCCGCAGATCCCGACCCCGGGCAGAAGGATCACCTTCGCCGGGCTGCCCGGGGAGCCGGTGCTGACCGTGGTCGGCGTCGCCCGCTCGGTCACCCGGACCGCGGACGCCTGGGTGGTCCCGTCCCAGATGCCGGCGCTCACCGCCTCCGGCAGAGGTGGTTACCAGATGCTCTACCGCTTCACCTCGGCGAACAGTGCGGCGCGGATCACCGCGGGCGGCAAGGCCGTGACGGCCACCCTCCCGGCGGGTGCGGTCGCCGGCGAGCAGTCCTGGCTCACCGTCAGGAAGAACGCCGAGCGCGAAACCGCCCTCTACGTCCCGTTCCTCGCCGCGTTCGGCGCGCTGGGCCTGGTCATGTCGGTGCTCGTCGTCGGCAATGTCATCGCCTCGGCCGTCGGCCTGGGAACGCGTCGCATCGGCATCCTCAAGGCCGTCGGTTTCACCCCGGCCCAGGTGGTGCGCGCCTACGTGGGACAGGCACTGGTCCCGGCCGCCGCCGGCACGGTCCTCGGCGTGCTCGCCGGGCACCTGCTCGCCGTCCCCGTGCTGGCCGAGGCCGGGGAGGTGTACGGCACCTCGTCCCCGGCCGTCGAGCCGCTGGTCGACCTGGCGGTGGTCGCCGGGATGCTCGGCCTGGTGGCGGCGACCGCGTGGGCGAGTGCCCGGCGGGCCGGCCGACTGCGCACGGTCGACGCCCTCTCCGCCGGGCGTACCGCGTCCGCGGGGCGCGGCCGGTGGGCGGCGCGCCCGGCCGGTCGGCTGCCGTTGCCGCGACCGGTCGCCCTGGGCCTGACCCGGCCCTTCGCGCGGCCCGCCCGTGCGCTGGCCATGGGCACGGCGATCCTGTTCGGCACCGTCGCCGTCACCTTCACCGTGGGGATGGGCGGCTCGCTCGGCCAGGTGATGAAGGCCAAGGCGCACGACGCCGCCGACGTGGTCGTACCCGCGCCCATGCCCGACTTCGGCCCCCACGGCCCGGCCCCGGGGAAGCAGCGGCCCGGGACCGATCCGGCCGCGGTCGCCGCGGTCGTCGGCTCCGCCGACGGAACCGGGCGGTACTACCGCGCCGCGACGGTCCGGGCGACCGTGTCCGGCCCGACCGGCATCGTCGACGTGATCGCCTTCACCGGCGACGCCTCCTGGGGCGGCTACACGATGGTCTCGGGCCGCTGGTTCGACAAGCCCGGCGAGGCCGTGGTCCCCACCCCCTTCCTGGCCGTCACCGGCACCCGCCTGGGCGACACCGTCACCCTCGGCGGCCTGGCCGAGCCGGTCACGGTCCGGATCGTCGGCGAGGTCCTCGATCCCCGCAACGACGGCATGCAGGTCTTCCTCGACGCCCCGACCCTCACGGCCGCACGTCCCGACCTGACGGACACGAGCCATCACATCGCGGTTGCCCCGGGCACCGACGCGTCCGCCTACGTCACCGCCCTGAACAAGGCCCTGACACCGCTGGGGGTCACCGCACGGACCGGCGCGCTCCACGGCGGCAGCGACATGGTCGCCACCCTCGACGCGCTGTCCGCGGTCCTCACGCTGATGCTCGTCGCCGTCGCCGCGCTCGGCGTGCTCAACGGCGTACTGCTCGACACCCGCGAGCGCGTCCGGGAGCTCGGCGTGTACAAGGCCCTGGGCATGACCCCCCGGCAGACCGTCGCGATGGTCCTCACCTCGGTCCTCGTGACCGGACTCGCCGCGGGCGCGCTGGGCGTGCCGCTCGGCGTGGCGCTGCACGGCCAGGTCCTCCCGGCCATGGGCGACAGCGTGGGGCTCCGCCTCCCCGACTCCGTCATGGCCGTCCACGGCAGGGGCGAATGGCTGGCACTCGCACTCGGTGGCCTGCTCATCGCCGTCCTGGGCGCGCTCCTGCCCGCCTGTTGGGCCGCCGGGGCCCGGACCGTCGCGGCCCTGCGCACCGAATAG
- a CDS encoding ATP-binding protein — MSQLRAPAARPERREGGRHGRPGARSHSAAARPRAAQPSPETRIRPQLLRTAVLPTVAAALSGAAAVVFTVRFTGAGPSTTLWIALGAAGALAIAAVLAAFLAANRVATTVFGRCLALRRVSVQGQAELQRVVEQLRNGEQVAVRKPAPPVAPGGDAFELLAQEMGRQQEAAVASVVEASRLADHSGEDQKVEVFVNLARRLQSLVHREIQLLDELEHEVEDPDLLKGLFHVDHLATRIRRHAENLAVLGGAVSRRQWSNPVSMTEVLRSAIAEVEQYPRVKLVPPIAGTLRGHAVADVIHLLAELVENATVFSAPQTQVLLRAQQVTAGLALEVEDRGLGLPGNEQKRMNALLADPDQVNVARLLQDGRIGLFVVASLARRHGIAVRLQSNIYGGTQAVLVLPQPLLGGAGDTGERNGAAPPPAPQPGAAHHPPAEPAGHHPPVEPLGHHRPDQGPGPSPAPAPGPRTDPARRPYVPGQPLRLHGAPEQAPDRDEAPPLPLRAHRPAPDGPRPEADAPGASPPGPGAVRGTMSRPQLPRRANQEHLAPQLREAPAPRTEDEQALHDPGLMAAFRRGIELAEARAESESEAEPAREPDPTPEVRTAPQPWRTRPPLEPLPVRGRPTTVTPYPVPGTTPVPGTTPVPGTGTAPADDSLETNTSKE; from the coding sequence ATGTCTCAACTTCGCGCACCCGCAGCGCGACCGGAACGCCGCGAGGGCGGCCGGCACGGCCGACCCGGTGCCCGTTCCCACTCGGCCGCGGCCAGACCCCGCGCCGCCCAGCCGTCCCCCGAGACGCGTATACGCCCCCAACTGCTGCGCACCGCGGTGCTGCCGACCGTCGCCGCGGCGCTCAGCGGGGCCGCAGCGGTCGTCTTCACCGTCCGCTTCACGGGAGCCGGACCGTCCACCACCCTCTGGATCGCCCTGGGCGCGGCCGGTGCGCTCGCGATCGCCGCGGTGCTGGCCGCGTTCCTCGCCGCCAACCGGGTCGCCACCACCGTTTTCGGACGGTGCCTGGCGCTCCGCCGCGTCAGCGTCCAGGGGCAGGCGGAACTGCAGCGCGTGGTGGAGCAGCTCCGCAACGGCGAGCAGGTGGCTGTACGCAAGCCCGCCCCGCCCGTCGCTCCGGGGGGCGACGCCTTCGAGCTGCTCGCCCAGGAGATGGGCCGTCAGCAGGAGGCCGCGGTGGCCTCGGTCGTCGAGGCGTCCCGGCTCGCCGACCACTCCGGCGAGGACCAGAAGGTCGAGGTCTTCGTCAACCTCGCCCGGCGGCTGCAGTCGCTCGTGCACCGCGAGATCCAGCTGCTCGACGAGCTGGAGCACGAGGTCGAGGACCCCGACCTGCTCAAGGGCCTCTTCCACGTCGACCACCTGGCCACCCGCATCCGCAGGCACGCCGAGAACCTCGCCGTCCTCGGCGGAGCGGTGTCCCGGCGGCAGTGGAGCAACCCGGTCAGCATGACCGAGGTCCTGCGCTCGGCGATCGCGGAGGTCGAGCAGTACCCGAGGGTCAAGCTCGTGCCACCGATCGCCGGCACGTTGCGCGGCCACGCCGTGGCGGACGTGATCCACCTGCTGGCCGAACTGGTGGAGAACGCGACCGTCTTCTCCGCCCCGCAGACCCAGGTGCTCCTGCGCGCCCAACAGGTCACCGCCGGGCTGGCGCTGGAGGTGGAGGACCGGGGACTGGGCCTGCCGGGCAACGAGCAGAAGCGGATGAACGCCCTGCTCGCCGACCCCGACCAGGTCAACGTGGCCCGCCTGCTGCAGGACGGCCGGATCGGGCTGTTCGTGGTCGCGTCCCTGGCCCGTCGGCACGGCATCGCGGTCCGGCTGCAGAGCAACATCTACGGAGGAACCCAGGCCGTACTCGTCCTCCCGCAGCCCCTGCTGGGCGGCGCCGGGGACACCGGGGAGAGGAACGGGGCGGCCCCGCCCCCGGCCCCGCAGCCGGGGGCCGCGCACCACCCGCCGGCCGAGCCCGCCGGCCACCACCCGCCGGTTGAGCCCCTCGGCCACCACCGGCCGGACCAGGGCCCCGGCCCGTCCCCGGCCCCCGCGCCGGGACCACGGACGGACCCCGCCCGCCGGCCGTACGTCCCCGGCCAGCCGCTGCGTCTGCACGGGGCGCCCGAGCAGGCACCGGACCGGGACGAGGCGCCGCCGCTCCCGCTGCGTGCGCACCGCCCCGCCCCGGACGGGCCCCGCCCCGAGGCCGACGCCCCCGGAGCATCCCCACCCGGACCCGGAGCGGTGCGCGGCACCATGAGCCGCCCCCAACTGCCCAGGCGCGCCAACCAGGAGCACCTGGCCCCGCAGCTCAGGGAAGCACCCGCACCGCGCACCGAGGACGAACAGGCCCTGCACGACCCGGGACTCATGGCGGCCTTCCGCAGAGGCATCGAACTCGCCGAGGCCCGCGCCGAATCCGAGTCCGAGGCGGAACCCGCCCGGGAGCCGGACCCGACCCCCGAGGTGCGGACGGCCCCGCAGCCGTGGCGGACCCGGCCCCCGCTCGAACCGCTGCCGGTACGCGGACGGCCCACGACCGTCACCCCGTACCCGGTCCCCGGCACGACCCCCGTCCCCGGCACGACCCCGGTCCCGGGAACGGGCACGGCCCCGGCCGACGACTCCCTCGAAACGAACACCTCCAAGGAGTAG
- a CDS encoding roadblock/LC7 domain-containing protein, with translation MATDMPSGQVSDLDWLLSGLVQRVPYTRSAVLLSADGLVKSLHGMDADSADHMAALAAGLYSLGRSAGARFGDSGEVRQVVVELDSTLLFVSTAGSGTCLAVLAGREADAAVLGYEMTMLVKSVRPYLMTPTRQAAGTPSPTGL, from the coding sequence ATGGCGACCGATATGCCGTCCGGTCAGGTCTCGGACCTCGACTGGCTGCTGAGCGGACTGGTCCAGCGCGTCCCGTACACACGCAGTGCGGTTCTCCTCTCCGCCGACGGGCTGGTGAAATCCCTCCATGGCATGGACGCCGACAGCGCCGACCACATGGCGGCGCTGGCGGCCGGCCTGTACTCGCTCGGCCGCAGCGCCGGCGCGCGCTTCGGCGACAGCGGCGAGGTGCGCCAGGTGGTGGTCGAGCTCGACTCGACCCTGCTGTTCGTCTCCACCGCCGGCTCCGGCACCTGCCTCGCCGTCCTCGCCGGGCGCGAGGCGGACGCGGCGGTGCTCGGCTACGAGATGACGATGCTGGTCAAGAGCGTCCGGCCCTACCTGATGACGCCGACGAGACAAGCGGCCGGCACGCCGAGCCCCACGGGGCTGTGA
- a CDS encoding DUF742 domain-containing protein produces MSLQQDGPLLDDAAGRLIRPYTVSNGRTRPTAVLDLLSLVMATGTEPQTHLGPEHSVALGLCEGPTSVAEIAAHLRLPAAVTKVLVSDLVDCGAVTAHPPAFQDMPTDRSLLEAVLDGLRRQL; encoded by the coding sequence GTGTCGCTCCAGCAGGACGGGCCGCTGCTCGACGACGCGGCGGGCCGGCTGATCCGCCCGTACACCGTGAGCAACGGCCGTACCCGTCCGACGGCCGTGCTCGATCTGCTCTCCCTGGTGATGGCCACGGGCACCGAGCCGCAGACCCACCTCGGCCCCGAGCACTCCGTCGCGCTGGGGCTGTGCGAGGGCCCCACGTCGGTGGCCGAGATCGCCGCCCATCTGCGGCTGCCCGCGGCCGTCACCAAGGTGCTCGTCTCCGACCTGGTCGACTGCGGAGCAGTCACCGCGCACCCGCCCGCCTTCCAAGACATGCCCACCGACCGATCCCTGCTGGAGGCAGTGCTCGATGGCTTACGACGACAGCTCTGA